The window CTGGCTCGACCACGAAGTCACCCGCCTAACCGTGCGCGAGTATTTAAAACCTTTATTGGCGGATTCGGTGGATACACTGGTGTTGGGTTGTACGCATTATCCGTTGCTCAAGCCGCTGCTCAAACAGGAAGCCCCCAATATCACGCTGGTGGATTCCGCCATTACCACTGCCGAAGCCACCGCACAGGCACTTGCCGCTGCCGATTTATTGAATCCCAACAATCCCGCGCCCGATTACCGTTTTTATGTTTCCGATATTCCGCTGCGTTTTCAAACCATAGGCGAACGCTTTTTGGGGCGCAGTTTGGAACAAATTGAAATGATGGGTTTGGGCTGATGTTTGCCTATTTGTCTGCCGAAGCGCATTTGAATGATGCCGCTGATATTTACCGCAGCAACCGTGCCTATCTGTCGCGGATTGACCCGCTGCCCGCCAATCCCGCCGATGCGGTGCGCCGCGACAGCCGTCAGTTACCGCCTGCGGGCGCGGAAAAATCCTTTTTTCTGATTCGCGAACACGGTCAGGCAGTTGCCGTATTAGATGCTTTATACGGCTATCCTGATGCGGATTGCGCTTATATCGGTTTGCTGCTGGTACACGGGCGTTTGCACGGGCAAGGCACAGGCGGGCGGATTGTGGCGGATTTTTGCCGCCGTATGCGCCGTGCGGGTTTTCGGCGCGTGCGTTTGTCGGTGTTATACGACAATCCCGATGCCTGTCGTTTTTGGCTGCGGCAGAATTTTGTGCCTGTGGCGCGGAAAACCGTTGTGTTCCGTACCCGCAGCGGCAGTATGATAAAAGCAGTAAACGTTTTGCAGAAAAACCTGCGTTAAACAGTTCAACATGATATTTGAGATAAAAACATGAAAAACATTGTGATTTTAATTTCGGGGCGCGGCAGCAATATGCAGGCATTGGTAGAAGCGGACATTCCCAATGCGAACATTGCCGCCGTGTTGTCCAATAATCCCGATGCAGCGGGTTTGGCATGGGCGCAATCGCGCGGGATTGCCACCGCCGCACTCAACCACCGCGATTACCCCGACCGCGCTGCGTTTGACCGCGCCATGATGGCGCAAATTGACGCACATCAGCCC is drawn from Conchiformibius steedae and contains these coding sequences:
- a CDS encoding GNAT family N-acetyltransferase, producing the protein MFAYLSAEAHLNDAADIYRSNRAYLSRIDPLPANPADAVRRDSRQLPPAGAEKSFFLIREHGQAVAVLDALYGYPDADCAYIGLLLVHGRLHGQGTGGRIVADFCRRMRRAGFRRVRLSVLYDNPDACRFWLRQNFVPVARKTVVFRTRSGSMIKAVNVLQKNLR